Proteins co-encoded in one Kutzneria chonburiensis genomic window:
- a CDS encoding UBP-type zinc finger domain-containing protein: MTCVHVPTEVAVPQSSAGCQDCIAAGQRWVHLRLCLTCGHVGCCDSSVGRHASAHYRSSGHPVMRSLEPRESWRWCFVDDQLV, translated from the coding sequence ATGACCTGTGTTCACGTGCCTACCGAGGTCGCGGTCCCGCAGAGCTCGGCCGGCTGCCAGGACTGCATCGCCGCCGGCCAGCGCTGGGTCCACCTGCGACTGTGCCTGACCTGTGGACACGTCGGCTGCTGCGACTCCAGCGTCGGCCGGCACGCCTCCGCGCACTACCGCTCCAGCGGGCATCCGGTGATGCGCTCCCTCGAGCCCCGGGAGTCCTGGCGGTGGTGTTTCGTGGACGACCAACTCGTCTGA
- a CDS encoding Na+/H+ antiporter, translated as MQGVEILLLLAGSLAVTALARRLDWPAPLLLVGVGLAASFVPGMPDFRLEPELVLVLVLPPLLYTSALESSYVNIRRNIRAIGLLAIGLVLATTLGVGLVAHLLIPTLPLPASLVLGAIVAPPDAVAAVAIGRKLGLPRRIMTVLTGESLVNDATALTAYKVAVAAAAGTAMSWGTGIVTFLEASVGGALIGYVIGVIVHWIRQRLHDNVLESGLGMLVPFGAYLIGESRGTSGVLAVVVAGLYLGHKAPQAGYATRLQETAVWAAMDLLLESWVFGLIGLQLRFVLAESGATWPLFGAALLVLLAAMVIRVLWVYPGTYLPRLLSRKIRAREPMPPPRWVFIVAWTGMRGVVSLAAAFGLPLNLPGREVIILCTFVVTVGTLMVQGLTLPWLIRLLRIRSTDEHTDTLAEAQVKYHAAKVSVERLDTVADDETPEHVVTRLKLLAEHRGNAAWERLGRDEKEVGEMPAARWQRLRLTMLTAEREVFLAARNDGQIDDEVFRRVQRELDLEEAALIRE; from the coding sequence GTGCAGGGCGTCGAGATTCTCTTGTTGCTGGCCGGCTCGCTCGCGGTGACGGCGCTGGCCCGCCGCCTGGACTGGCCGGCCCCGCTGCTGCTGGTCGGGGTCGGTCTGGCCGCGTCGTTCGTGCCGGGCATGCCGGATTTCCGGCTGGAGCCGGAGCTGGTGCTGGTGCTCGTGCTGCCGCCGCTGCTCTACACCTCCGCCCTGGAGTCCTCGTACGTCAACATCCGCCGCAACATCCGGGCGATCGGGCTGCTGGCGATCGGCCTGGTGCTGGCGACAACGCTAGGCGTCGGGCTGGTGGCGCACCTGCTGATTCCCACGCTTCCGTTGCCCGCGTCACTGGTACTTGGTGCAATCGTGGCCCCGCCGGACGCGGTGGCGGCGGTGGCGATCGGCCGCAAGCTGGGCCTGCCGCGCCGGATCATGACGGTGCTGACGGGCGAGAGCCTGGTCAACGACGCGACGGCGCTGACGGCGTACAAGGTGGCGGTCGCGGCGGCCGCGGGCACGGCGATGTCCTGGGGCACCGGCATCGTGACGTTCCTGGAGGCCTCGGTCGGCGGCGCGCTGATCGGCTACGTGATCGGCGTGATCGTGCACTGGATCCGCCAGCGCCTGCACGACAACGTGCTGGAGAGCGGCCTTGGCATGCTGGTGCCGTTCGGCGCCTATCTGATCGGCGAGTCGCGGGGCACCTCGGGCGTGCTGGCGGTGGTGGTGGCCGGCCTGTACCTGGGCCACAAGGCGCCGCAGGCGGGCTACGCGACGCGGCTTCAGGAGACGGCGGTCTGGGCCGCGATGGACCTGCTGCTGGAGTCGTGGGTGTTCGGCCTGATCGGCCTGCAGCTGCGGTTCGTGCTGGCCGAAAGCGGCGCGACCTGGCCGCTGTTCGGGGCGGCGCTGCTGGTGTTGCTGGCGGCCATGGTGATCCGCGTGCTGTGGGTCTACCCGGGCACGTATCTGCCGCGCCTGCTGTCACGCAAGATCCGCGCCCGCGAGCCGATGCCGCCGCCGCGCTGGGTGTTCATCGTGGCCTGGACGGGCATGCGCGGCGTGGTGTCGCTGGCGGCGGCCTTCGGCCTGCCGCTGAACCTGCCCGGCCGCGAGGTGATCATCCTCTGCACGTTCGTCGTCACGGTCGGAACCCTGATGGTGCAAGGACTCACGCTGCCGTGGTTGATCCGGCTGCTCCGCATCAGGAGCACCGACGAGCACACCGACACGCTGGCCGAGGCCCAGGTGAAATACCACGCGGCCAAGGTGTCGGTTGAGCGTCTTGACACGGTGGCCGACGACGAGACCCCGGAGCACGTGGTGACGAGGTTGAAGCTGCTGGCCGAGCACCGCGGCAACGCCGCGTGGGAGCGCCTCGGCCGTGACGAGAAGGAGGTCGGCGAGATGCCGGCGGCCCGCTGGCAGCGGCTGCGTCTGACGATGTTGACGGCCGAGCGCGAGGTGTTTCTCGCGGCCCGGAACGACGGGCAGATCGACGACGAGGTTTTCCGCCGGGTGCAACGGGAACTGGACCTGGAGGAGGCCGCGCTCATCCGCGAGTGA
- a CDS encoding LLM class flavin-dependent oxidoreductase has translation MSVVLHWFLPTSGDGRTIVDRFHGSQEAGAPAQRGPDIDYLAQIARAAEQLGFVGVLTPTGTWCEDAWLTTAALIAQTERLKFLVAFRPGTISPTLAAQMAATYQRISRGRLLLNVVTGGDAIEQQRFGDWLEHDQRYARTDEFLSIVRKLWSGVPVDFAGQHLRIAGGLVPVPPDPLPQIYFGGSSDAALPVAARHVDVYLTWGEPPAQVAEKIARVRALAEAQGRTLRFGIRLHTISRDSSREAWAEADKLIAAIDPASLAKAQAQLGTSQSVGQQRMVALHGGRLDKLEIYPNLWAGIGLVRGGAGTALVGSHQEVADRIEEYHSLGIEEFIFSGYPHLEEAYWFGEGVRPELVRRGLISAELPKAAPRALVPAL, from the coding sequence ATGAGCGTTGTCCTGCACTGGTTCCTGCCCACCTCGGGCGACGGGCGCACCATCGTCGACCGCTTCCACGGCTCCCAGGAGGCCGGTGCGCCGGCCCAGCGCGGTCCGGACATCGACTACCTGGCGCAGATCGCCCGCGCCGCCGAGCAGCTGGGCTTCGTCGGTGTGCTCACGCCGACCGGGACCTGGTGCGAGGACGCCTGGCTGACCACGGCCGCGCTGATCGCCCAGACCGAGCGGCTGAAGTTCCTCGTCGCCTTCCGACCGGGCACCATCTCGCCGACGCTGGCCGCGCAGATGGCCGCCACGTACCAGCGCATCTCGCGCGGTCGCCTGCTGCTCAACGTGGTCACCGGCGGGGATGCCATCGAGCAGCAGCGGTTCGGGGACTGGCTGGAGCACGACCAGCGCTACGCCCGTACCGATGAATTCCTGAGCATCGTGCGCAAGCTGTGGTCCGGTGTGCCGGTCGACTTCGCCGGTCAGCACCTTCGCATCGCCGGCGGGCTGGTCCCCGTGCCGCCGGATCCGTTGCCGCAGATCTACTTCGGCGGCTCCTCCGACGCCGCTCTGCCGGTCGCCGCGCGGCACGTGGACGTGTACCTGACCTGGGGCGAGCCGCCGGCCCAGGTCGCGGAGAAGATCGCCCGGGTGCGGGCGTTGGCCGAGGCCCAGGGACGCACGTTGCGCTTCGGCATCCGGCTGCACACCATCAGCCGGGACAGCTCCCGTGAGGCCTGGGCCGAAGCCGACAAGCTGATCGCGGCCATCGACCCCGCGTCGCTGGCCAAGGCCCAGGCCCAGCTGGGGACCAGCCAGTCCGTCGGGCAGCAGCGCATGGTCGCCCTGCACGGCGGGCGGCTGGACAAGCTGGAGATCTACCCCAACCTGTGGGCCGGCATCGGGCTCGTCCGCGGCGGCGCCGGCACCGCGCTGGTCGGCAGCCACCAGGAGGTCGCCGACCGGATCGAGGAGTACCACTCGCTGGGCATCGAGGAGTTCATCTTCTCCGGCTACCCGCACCTCGAGGAGGCCTACTGGTTCGGCGAGGGCGTGCGTCCGGAGCTCGTGCGCCGCGGCCTGATCTCCGCCGAGCTGCCCAAGGCCGCGCCACGGGCCCTGGTGCCGGCGCTGTAG